GCTGGTCCTTGGCTTGCTTCCGGGGTACGGAACGAACACGCTCGGGGTCTCGCGGCGGAGTCCGATAATCTCCCTCTGTATCGGTCTCCCCGGTGCGACGGTCCTGGTCGGACTGCTCGCGACGGGCGTGTTGATCAGCGGAACGAACCTCGGCGTCTTCTTCGGAATGCCTCTCGTCGTCCTCACGGTGACGCTGTTACCGGCCTGGACCGCGCTCGGTTACATCGCGTTCGGTGCCGCCATCGCACACCGGATCGGCGTCGAAGCGCTGTGGGCGTGGGTCGTCGCTGGCGCCGCGTTGAGCGCGCTCTTCACGGCGGTCCCCGTCGTCTTCCTCGCGGCGACTTCGCTCGCGGCCGCCGTCGGCGTCGGTGCCGGCGTTCGCGGGTTGATCGGCGGCGGTGGACTCGGCTACCGGGAGGAGCGGGTGGTTCCGCCGGCTGAAAAGGTCTGATACTGCGGTCGTTTTCGCTCTGGCTCTGCTCGAGTCTCGAGAGTACCGACTCCCGTCGGGCGTCGATACCGTCGAAAAGTGGTCGAGAGGAACTTCGAAGCTTACTCGGCGAGGGCGTCGTCGTACTCGCCGTCGTCGACTTTCGCCTTGAACTCGCGGGCGTCGACGCCCTCGATGGTGACGCCCATCGAGGCGCAGGTGCCGACGACTTCCTTGGCCGCGTTCTTCGTGTCGTAGGCGAGCAGGTCCGGCTTCTTCTGTTCGGCGATCTTCTTGACCTGGTCGATCGAGAGGTCGGCGACGAAGTCCTTCTGGGGCTCGCCGCTCCCGGTGTCGAAACCGGCCTCGTCCTTGACGAGCGCGGCCGTCGGCGGAACACCGACGTCGATGCTGTAGGAGCCGTCGTCCTCGTAGTCGACGGTGACCGGTACTTCGGTGCCGTCGAACGCGGCGGTCTGTTCGTTGATGTCGTTGACGACCGCCTGCACGTCGACGGGCGTCGGTCCGAGCTCGGGGCCGAGCGGCGGGCCAGGATTGGCCTGCCCGCCCGGGACGAGCACTTCGATGGTTCCAGCCATATCTCACAGAACCCGCGCGCGAGTTTTAAGGGTTGCTTTTTCGGGCAGTCGACGGGAGTCGACGACGACGGCGGTTTTCCCGCCGGTGACGGACGTGCGGCCGGCGTCGAACGCTCGTGCGTTGCCGTCGCGTCGACCTACCGAACGCTCGTGTCCCGCCACTCGGCGAACGGCTCGAGGACGTGGTCCTCGTCGAAGCGCTCGATGCACGGGACGTCGTGCGGGTGGATCTCCCGGACCCGGTCGACCAGGTCGGGGTACGCCTCGGCGGTCGTCTTCGCCAGGAGGAGCGCCTCCTCGTCGCGGTGGATCTCGCCCTCCCACCGGTACGTCGATTTCGTTGGAAGCCGATTGACGCAGGCGGCGAGTCGTTCCTCGAGAAGCGTCTCGACCAGCGTCTCGGCTGCCTCCGGCGGGGTCGTGATGTACACAGTCGGCATGGTATCGGCCGGGACTACGGGCCGGCAGCAAAAAAGCGTGGACGGCCACCGCCGGAGCGGGTCCGTGGCGACGGCCGAGGCTCTGCGAAGGTGATGCGGATGGATCTCCCGACCCCTCCCACCCCACCGTGTCGAGTGTTTCTCCGGTGAGAGAGTCGGGGTCCGAGCTGGATTCGTTCCCCGAGGAAGTGTGCCACGTCGAATCGTCCTGCCGCCTCGAGCGAGCTACGCCGGACCCTCCCACCCCACCGTGTCGAGTGTTCGGGAGAACGGAGACGAGGAGAGAGAAAGAGTGCCGCGAATAGAGAGAGCCGCGAAGGGAGTCAGTGGAGACCGCGGCGCTTCGCGGTCCGAACCGCGTCGACCGAGAGATCCACGTCGTCGAGGCCGTCGACGACGTCGAGTGCGAGTTCGAGGGTGACGTCGAGGTCGTACTCGTAGTACTGACCACCCGAACGACCGTGGTTTCTCGTGTACCGCTTCAGAATGCCTTGCATCGCGAGGTCGGCGAGGTGGTCGTGCATTCGCCGGCGGACGAGCGGTTTCGTTCCGAACCGCTCTGCGATCTCGGAGTACTGAGGGTAGATTTCGCGGACTCGAGCCGGCGTCTCCTCTTCGATCGCGAGGCTGAGTGCGGCGGCGAGCGAGAGGTGGCCGTGGCGGGTGAGCTCCATCATCCCCTGTCTGATCTGGCCGCGCTCGAGGGCCTGCTGGGCGTCTCGAACGTGCGTTTCGGTGATCGTCGTCTCGTCCTCCGAGCGGGTGATGTCGCCCGCTTTGTAGAGCAGATCGAGCGCCTGACGCGCGCTGCCGGTGTCCTGGGCGGCGAGCGCGGCACACAGCGAGAGGACGTTATCGCCGTAGGCGGCGTCGTATAGCGCGTTCCCGGCGCGCTGCTCGAGGATCGCCTGTAGCTCCCCGGCGGTGTACGGCGGGAAGTGAACTTCCTCCTCGCAGAGGGTGTCTTTGACCTTCGGCGAGAGGCTGTCGTGGAAGCTGAGGTCGTTGCTGATGCCGATGATCCCGGGTTTGACGTCCGAGAGGTAGCCGTTCGCTCGCGCCCGCGGGAGTTCGTAGAGGATGCCGTCGTCGTTGCCGATGTGATCGATCTCGTCCAGGACGATGAGGACCGTGCCGCCGATCGACTCGAGTTCGTCGTACAGCATGTCGAAGATCGTCTGCCGGGGGTAGCCGGTGGTGCTGATCTGCCGTCCCGGCGGGCGGAGTTCGTTGACGAGGTTGGCCGCGACCTGGTACGACGATGAGAGGTTGTTGCAGTTCAGCCAGACGACCGTGAGCTCGACGTCGTCGTAGGCGTCGACGTCGCGCTCGAGGTGCGAGAGGAGATAGCGCGTTACGGCGGTCTTTCCGACGCCCGCCTTGCCGTATAAAAAGAGATTTCGCGGCTGTGCGCCGTTGATCACGGGCTGGAGGGTCGCCATGTAGGCGTCGATCTCCTCGTCTCGCTCCTGGATGGACTCCGGCTGGTAGTCCTCCCGCAGGACGTCCTCGTCGGAGAAGATCGACGTGTCCCGATCGAAGAGCGGCATGTGTTCCACTCGGACGTCAACAATATATAAAACCACCGTGTCGTGTGTGTCATGTGTTCCGATATGATGGGCGTCCACCCACCCCACTCTGTCGAGTGTTCCTATCGGTACACTGTGGGTGTCTCGTGGTGTTTCCGGTAGGGCCGTAATGGTGTTTCGGTTTCGCGTCTCGAGCCATGCGAACCGACCTAGAAACGAACCGAATCAGATTGATGAACAGAAACCAATTCATCTCCAGAAAACAGATCGTCGAGATACGGAATGTCGAGATACGGAATACTGTGCCGCACTGTGAAATACTGTGACGCATGACGGACTGTGAAGGTAAACGAACGGAATCGTAGCTGATCTTTGTCCTCCGGTGCCCGTCGCAAGAACACTGGACGCGGTGGGGTCTCGGTGTGCGCTACGGCCCCGACGGGTGGTCTCGTACAAACACTCGACACGGTGGGGTGAGTGGGTAGAGTGAAAGGAGGGGAGTGAGGGGATTCGCTACCGCCCCCGTCGGACCCGCCACCAGAACACTCGACACGGTGGGGTGGGGAGGGATCGCAACCCCCTCACACGGCGGAGTGGATCATCACAGACGACTGAATTACGAGATCAGGGTCACGGACTCGTCAGAAAACTTGTGATGGGTCGAGACGCACGGCGAGAAACTTGTGACGGGTCGAGACGCACGGCGAACTCGAGACGGTTTTCAGGAGCCGTCGATCGGGTTGAACGTGCCGTTGATGTCCCACTCGTGGATACAGTGGGCGTTTCCGGTTAGCTTCCGATCGTCCTCTCGAGCGATCTGCCAGGCGTCGAGTTGCTCGTCCCAGCGTTCGGTTCGGCCGCATCGCTCGCAGACGCGGGTAGTCGGCTTGTGAAGTCGTACACTCATTGCCGGGTATGTGAACTACACACATATAACGGTGTTCCTGCTCGGCAAACTCTGCCGTGGACACGGGCGCGTTTCGGACCGAACGACCAGTTCTTCGGCTCAGATCAAACGACCCGGTCTGGTGCTGGTGATCAGTTCTTCGGAGCCGATTGACGGTGGCGACTCCGTTCGCTCAGTACACCGCGTCCCTGATCTCGGGATCGAGCCGGTCGAACGACTCGAGGTACTCCCGTCGCTCGCGCCGGAGTGTCGCGGCGGCATTGTCGTAGTCGTCGACGTGGTCGGGGACGGCGTACTGGTCGATGTCGATTCCCGGAACGCTCGCGGGAATCGTCAGCCCGGTTCGTTCGTCGCGTGTCCACTCGATGGTGCCGCGAGCGGCCTCCGTGAGGATCGTCACGGACTCCCTGACGCCGACGTCATTCGACTCGTCGCCGAGGTAGCCGGTATTGATGACGTAGCAGTCGACGTCGAGCGCCGCGATGAGATCGCGGAAGGCGTTCCCCTCCTCACCCTGCGGGCCGACGATGAACGGGTTCGTGCCGACGACGCGGATCGACTCGCCGGCGCGCTCCGGGTCGCCGGCGCTCGTCTCGATCGACTCGCCGAGCATGAACGCGACCGCCGCCTGCTCCTCGTCGAGTTTCGCGACCGGCGGCATCAGCGGGTTCCGCGTGATGAAAAACACCTGATCGACCCGATCGAGGTCGATCTCGGGATCGGCGCTCTCGAGTTCGTCGCGCTGGACGATCGCCCGCGAGTTCGCGGTGTACCGATCCGAATCGAAGTCGACCGAGCCGTCGGCGTCGACGTCGACGTTCTCGAGGATCGCGGAGTCGGCGGTCGCCGCGCGGTAGAGGCCGGGCTGTTCGTCCTCGGAGAGGCCGATGGTCTTGATGAACAGTCCCTGCCCCTCGCTGCCGGCGACGGAGCCGTCGGGCAACAGCGCGCAGACGTCGTCCTGCAGCATGACCGCGTCTTCGGGCTCCTCGAGCCAGCAGCCGTGTGAGGTAAGCGTCGATTTCCCGGTCGCCGAGAGCCCCATGAACAGCTGGCCGACGATTCGCATCTCGCCGTCGCCGTCTCGGACGCGAACGCGCTTGCTGCCGGCGTGCAGGCCGAGCCCGCCGAGTTGCTTCACCCGGTACATGAACAGCCTGAGGAAGGACTTCTTCGCCTCGCCGGTGTAGTCGCTGCCGAGGACGGCCGTGAACCCGTCGTCGGGGAGGACGCGAATCGCGGTCTCGTCGTGATCGGGGAGCTGGATCGTGTACAGGTCGGGCTCTCGCCCGTCGGTCGGTTCGAACAGGTTCGCCCAGGCGAGGGCGATCCGGGCGTACTCGACGGGAACGAACAGCCGACAGCAGAACGTCGCATCGGGGTGGCGGCCCATCAGGCGGTCCATACAGAGCATCTCGCGCTCGGACGCCGTGTCGACGGCCCGGTCGACGATTGCGTAATCGTCGGGACCGAACTCGTCGTCGATGTCGTTTTTCGTCAGATCCGCGCTGCGCGAGCGGAACTCGCTGACGTACGACGGCGACCCGAACTCGGTCTTCGTCTCGTCGGGCGTCGCGAGTTCGCGCAACTCCGCGAGCGACGGATTGTGACGGACGTTCGGTGCGCGCGCTGGATCGGGAAGCCGGCGGACCGGTGAGGGGGGCTCCGTCCCGGTTTCGGACATACAGTGGACCCACCATCACCCTGATACATAAACCCGAGTGATCCTCGCCTGCGTGCGCGCCGATTTAATCACCACCCTACCTGCGTATGGTGATTCGTAAACGCTCGAGTGGGGGTGCTTAACGGAAAAACGACGTCCGATATAGTACTCGGATTGTAGATAACTACTGAAATTTACTCGACCCGGAAAGAACGTTGTGCGCCGACAGTAACGCCAGTACACCGTGCCGACAGTAACGCCAGTAACCCCGTTTCATCGCGCCGATAGCGCATCGATCCACTGGTCCGTAGCACATCGGCCCACTGGTCCTTAGCGTATCGATCCGCGGGTCCGTTCGAAGCCGCTCCGTGGCAATTCTTGCGAACCGACAGAGCAAAGAACCGGCCCGAAGACCCCACGGACGAGCCATGATCAAGTTCGTCAACGTGCTGGTTCGCAGGGAGGGGCTGAGCCACGAGGAGTTCGTCGAGCGCTGGACGGGCGATCACGCCGAACTGGCTTCGGAACTTCCGGGACTCCGAAGGTACACGACGTCGGTTCCGACCGATCCCGAACAGTCGAGTCACGACGGGATCGTCGAGCTGTACTTCGACGACATGGGCGCTCTCGGCGCCGCATTCGAGTCCGACGCCGGCCAGGCCGTCCAGGACGACGCCGCCGAGTTCGTGGACATGGAACGCAGCGAACGGCTGATCGTCGAGGAGACGGTTCAGCTCGACGAGACAGTATGAGCGACGACCGCGACGCAAACGACGGCCGTGACCCAGCAGACGACCCGCCAGCCACCGGTCGCACGACCGCCGATCGGATCCTCGAGACGATCGAGGCGCTCGAGGTCGAGTACGTCTTCGGCTACCCGGGCGGGCGCGCGATCGAGTTGTTCGAATCGATCGGCCACGGCGAAACCGACGTCTCCGTAATCCGTCCGCGCGACGAGCGCGAAGCGAGCGTGATGGCCGAGGCGTACGGCCGGATGACCGGCTCCCCCGCCGTGCTCGCCGGTCAGGGACCCTGGATCGGCAGCCTCGGCGCGATCGGACAGATGGAGGCCCGACTGGGGTCCTCGCCGATGGTCGTCCTCACCGAAGCCTCCGAGCGCGGGGACTACTCGACGCTCGCACCCTACCAGCAGTCCCGCGGGGATTACGGCGGGCTCTCGCTCCCGAAGATCCTCGACGGAATCACCAAGGAGTGGTGGT
Above is a genomic segment from Natrononativus amylolyticus containing:
- a CDS encoding 50S ribosomal protein L11 encodes the protein MAGTIEVLVPGGQANPGPPLGPELGPTPVDVQAVVNDINEQTAAFDGTEVPVTVDYEDDGSYSIDVGVPPTAALVKDEAGFDTGSGEPQKDFVADLSIDQVKKIAEQKKPDLLAYDTKNAAKEVVGTCASMGVTIEGVDAREFKAKVDDGEYDDALAE
- the cutA gene encoding divalent-cation tolerance protein CutA; this translates as MPTVYITTPPEAAETLVETLLEERLAACVNRLPTKSTYRWEGEIHRDEEALLLAKTTAEAYPDLVDRVREIHPHDVPCIERFDEDHVLEPFAEWRDTSVR
- a CDS encoding orc1/cdc6 family replication initiation protein, which translates into the protein MPLFDRDTSIFSDEDVLREDYQPESIQERDEEIDAYMATLQPVINGAQPRNLFLYGKAGVGKTAVTRYLLSHLERDVDAYDDVELTVVWLNCNNLSSSYQVAANLVNELRPPGRQISTTGYPRQTIFDMLYDELESIGGTVLIVLDEIDHIGNDDGILYELPRARANGYLSDVKPGIIGISNDLSFHDSLSPKVKDTLCEEEVHFPPYTAGELQAILEQRAGNALYDAAYGDNVLSLCAALAAQDTGSARQALDLLYKAGDITRSEDETTITETHVRDAQQALERGQIRQGMMELTRHGHLSLAAALSLAIEEETPARVREIYPQYSEIAERFGTKPLVRRRMHDHLADLAMQGILKRYTRNHGRSGGQYYEYDLDVTLELALDVVDGLDDVDLSVDAVRTAKRRGLH
- a CDS encoding HEWD family protein: MSVRLHKPTTRVCERCGRTERWDEQLDAWQIAREDDRKLTGNAHCIHEWDINGTFNPIDGS
- a CDS encoding phosphoenolpyruvate carboxykinase (ATP) → MSETGTEPPSPVRRLPDPARAPNVRHNPSLAELRELATPDETKTEFGSPSYVSEFRSRSADLTKNDIDDEFGPDDYAIVDRAVDTASEREMLCMDRLMGRHPDATFCCRLFVPVEYARIALAWANLFEPTDGREPDLYTIQLPDHDETAIRVLPDDGFTAVLGSDYTGEAKKSFLRLFMYRVKQLGGLGLHAGSKRVRVRDGDGEMRIVGQLFMGLSATGKSTLTSHGCWLEEPEDAVMLQDDVCALLPDGSVAGSEGQGLFIKTIGLSEDEQPGLYRAATADSAILENVDVDADGSVDFDSDRYTANSRAIVQRDELESADPEIDLDRVDQVFFITRNPLMPPVAKLDEEQAAVAFMLGESIETSAGDPERAGESIRVVGTNPFIVGPQGEEGNAFRDLIAALDVDCYVINTGYLGDESNDVGVRESVTILTEAARGTIEWTRDERTGLTIPASVPGIDIDQYAVPDHVDDYDNAAATLRRERREYLESFDRLDPEIRDAVY
- a CDS encoding EthD domain-containing protein, whose protein sequence is MIKFVNVLVRREGLSHEEFVERWTGDHAELASELPGLRRYTTSVPTDPEQSSHDGIVELYFDDMGALGAAFESDAGQAVQDDAAEFVDMERSERLIVEETVQLDETV